The following coding sequences lie in one Aphis gossypii isolate Hap1 unplaced genomic scaffold, ASM2018417v2 Contig00479, whole genome shotgun sequence genomic window:
- the LOC126554392 gene encoding uncharacterized protein LOC126554392, which yields MPIIKVSDKEKIKLLKVLDSREPVACAFRNWDLCKYPVLPQNTSHSLTVKSSSLLEKPRFALIGLQTDRKNNLFCPSGRFDHCYLKNLKVHLNSEVYPYEDFRADFTNIFTAILYKEYAEFQKSYYEREYSDPLLLKNIFQQFAPIVVVDLSRQNDNVKSSTVDLRIEFETDKAISAKTADYCLILHDQIITYNPFNGDVRKL from the coding sequence ATGCCCATCATCAAAGTTagtgataaagaaaaaataaaactgttaaaagtATTAGACTCTCGTGAACCAGTTGCGTGTGCGTTCAGAAATTGGGACTTGTGCAAGTATCCAGTTCTCCCTCAGAACACTTCTCATTCATTGACGGTAAAATCAAGCAGTTTGTTGGAGAAACCTAGATTTGCATTAATTGGACTTCAAACcgatcgaaaaaataatttattttgtccaTCAGGACGATTCGATCACTGCTATTTGAAAAACCTAAAAGTACATTTAAACTCTGAAGTATATCCATATGAAGATTTTCGTGCAGATTTCACAAACATCTTTACGGCCATATTGTACAAGGAATATGCTGAATTCCAGAAATCGTACTACGAGAGAGAGTATAGTGACCCTTtacttcttaaaaatatttttcaacaatttgcACCAATCGTAGTCGTGGATTTATCACGACAGAATGACAATGTAAAATCATCGACTGTAGATTTACGAATTGAATTCGAAACAGACAAAGCCATTTCAGCAAAAACCGCAGATTATTGTCTCATTTTACACgatcaaattataacttacaacCCGTTTAATGGTGATGTAAGGAAATTGTAA